One genomic segment of Trueperaceae bacterium includes these proteins:
- the rplM gene encoding 50S ribosomal protein L13, producing the protein MKTYFPKETTHDWILVDAAGQTVGRLATQIAQILRGKHKVDYTPNQAGGDFVVVVNAEKVRFTGHKLDQKVYTRYTGYQGGLRTTTAREMLEKHPERVLERAVWGMLPKTRMGRKLIRRLKVYAGPAHPHAAQQPKEMELA; encoded by the coding sequence GTGAAGACGTATTTTCCGAAGGAAACGACGCACGACTGGATTCTCGTCGACGCCGCCGGCCAGACCGTCGGTCGTTTGGCCACGCAGATCGCTCAGATCCTGCGCGGCAAGCACAAGGTCGACTACACACCGAACCAGGCCGGTGGAGACTTCGTGGTGGTGGTGAACGCCGAGAAGGTTCGTTTCACCGGCCACAAGCTCGACCAGAAGGTCTACACCCGCTATACCGGCTACCAGGGCGGACTCCGCACGACGACCGCGCGCGAGATGCTCGAGAAGCATCCTGAGCGGGTGCTGGAGCGGGCCGTCTGGGGAATGCTCCCCAAGACCCGGATGGGCCGCAAGCTCATCCGCCGGCTCAAGGTCTACGCCGGTCCTGCCCACCCGCACGCCGCCCAGCAACCGAAAGAGATGGAGTTGGCCTGA
- a CDS encoding penicillin acylase family protein: protein MSRAVRGPLLLIVFIALLLAGLWFWVRTSLPELEGEVRLPGLAHPVAITRDDYGVPLIEAESQEDLYYALGYVHAQDRLWQMEYRRLQAAGRLAELLGEEALPSDLLMRTLGLHEAAERELAALSPRTSGVLQAYSDGVNAYLATRTGALPLEFQLLGHAPEEWSPVDVALLQKLVAWRWSSAAADELFAARLLAASERAGLLIGAQRPPPLAGPDAPLRGSLQRLPLARLHDLLVRSSGVFAGSEAWVLGPERSADGVPLLAVEGAGPATAPAPWYLVRLRAPGLNVAGASLPGLPLLFSGRNGEIAWALVPAPVDDADLFIGRTTRGEGREDGYRSAGRYHEFARRREAIEVRGADDVELVVRETVHGPIISDLVPADSEPNGGASEPEGDAEDPFLALSWTALREGDSTLGAGLALAGASDREELRAALASLDELHGFALYADEVGRIGRQRIGRLPARRETGGRLPTPAEAGGWQEWAASARLESSGGGTSLAAAGNLAASSQLIDSLEVHTAASLAHILEKEYLHGSAELLPALRESVPVGAAAASAQAELVGWSGEAAEGAAPLLFSAWLIELGRELLGDELGNELAEEASRYPELLRRALSSRDWCDDRRTDERESCAEVTSKALSAAAGDLAEQHGPQPARWPEHPSAQVAYRHLVLDETLLAPLFVVGQDGRSNRPGIGRGPVFRAVFQLSDETVPEEDDDAARSGFLIPTGQSGNVLSRHYRDLSARWPEVRLLPLFANGAEAGARLLLEPPR from the coding sequence ATGTCACGCGCTGTTCGCGGCCCGCTCCTGCTGATCGTCTTCATCGCGCTGCTGCTCGCAGGGCTCTGGTTCTGGGTTCGCACGTCGCTCCCGGAACTCGAGGGAGAGGTCAGACTCCCCGGTCTGGCCCATCCGGTCGCGATCACCCGCGATGACTACGGGGTGCCTCTGATCGAGGCCGAATCGCAGGAGGACCTCTACTACGCCCTTGGCTACGTTCACGCTCAGGACCGGCTCTGGCAGATGGAGTACCGACGCTTGCAGGCGGCCGGCCGCCTCGCCGAGCTGCTGGGTGAGGAGGCCTTGCCCTCCGACCTGCTCATGCGCACCCTCGGGCTCCACGAAGCGGCCGAGCGTGAACTGGCCGCTCTGAGCCCTCGTACGAGCGGCGTCCTCCAGGCGTACAGCGACGGGGTGAACGCCTACCTCGCGACTCGTACCGGCGCTCTCCCGCTGGAGTTCCAGTTGCTCGGCCATGCGCCGGAGGAGTGGTCGCCGGTCGACGTCGCCCTTCTGCAGAAGCTGGTCGCCTGGCGATGGTCCTCGGCGGCCGCCGATGAACTGTTCGCGGCGCGGCTCCTCGCCGCTTCGGAGCGGGCGGGGCTCCTCATCGGGGCCCAGCGGCCGCCACCGCTCGCCGGTCCGGACGCACCCTTGCGGGGGTCGTTGCAACGGCTGCCCCTGGCCCGACTGCACGACCTCCTGGTCCGCTCGAGCGGCGTGTTCGCCGGCAGCGAAGCGTGGGTGCTGGGCCCGGAGCGTAGCGCCGATGGAGTCCCGCTCCTCGCCGTCGAAGGGGCCGGGCCGGCCACCGCGCCGGCTCCCTGGTACCTGGTGCGGCTGCGGGCCCCGGGCCTGAACGTCGCGGGCGCATCCCTGCCCGGACTCCCGCTCCTCTTCTCGGGCCGTAACGGTGAGATCGCCTGGGCGCTCGTTCCTGCCCCGGTCGATGACGCCGATCTGTTCATCGGCCGTACCACTCGGGGGGAGGGCCGGGAGGACGGTTATCGCAGCGCCGGCCGGTACCACGAGTTCGCCAGGCGCCGGGAGGCGATCGAAGTCCGCGGGGCCGACGACGTCGAACTGGTGGTGCGGGAAACTGTTCACGGCCCGATCATCTCGGACCTCGTTCCGGCCGATAGCGAGCCGAACGGAGGCGCCAGCGAGCCGGAGGGTGACGCGGAGGATCCGTTCCTGGCTCTGAGCTGGACGGCGCTGCGAGAGGGGGACTCGACCCTCGGGGCGGGCCTCGCCCTCGCGGGCGCCAGCGACCGGGAGGAGCTCAGGGCCGCTCTCGCCAGCCTCGACGAACTCCACGGGTTCGCGCTCTATGCCGATGAAGTGGGGAGGATCGGGCGCCAGAGGATAGGTCGTCTCCCAGCGCGGCGGGAGACGGGTGGGCGCCTTCCTACTCCGGCGGAGGCTGGCGGCTGGCAGGAGTGGGCAGCTTCGGCGCGGCTGGAGAGCAGTGGCGGAGGGACATCACTGGCTGCTGCCGGCAATCTCGCCGCCAGCAGCCAGCTGATCGACTCCCTCGAAGTCCACACCGCGGCCTCCCTCGCTCACATCCTCGAGAAGGAGTACCTGCACGGGTCCGCGGAGTTGCTGCCGGCGCTGAGGGAGAGCGTGCCGGTCGGCGCAGCCGCGGCTAGCGCCCAGGCCGAGCTCGTCGGCTGGTCCGGGGAGGCCGCGGAGGGCGCTGCCCCCCTCCTCTTCTCTGCCTGGCTCATCGAGTTGGGACGTGAGCTGCTGGGCGACGAGCTGGGGAACGAACTGGCCGAGGAGGCCAGCCGCTACCCGGAACTCCTGCGTCGGGCCCTCTCCTCGAGAGACTGGTGCGACGACCGGCGAACGGATGAGCGGGAATCGTGCGCGGAGGTGACTTCGAAGGCGCTTTCGGCGGCGGCAGGCGATCTGGCGGAGCAGCATGGACCGCAGCCGGCCCGATGGCCCGAGCACCCTTCCGCCCAGGTCGCCTATCGCCACCTGGTACTGGATGAGACGCTACTGGCGCCGCTCTTCGTCGTGGGACAGGACGGGCGCTCGAACCGGCCGGGGATCGGAAGAGGCCCCGTCTTCCGAGCCGTGTTCCAGCTCTCCGACGAGACCGTTCCGGAGGAAGATGATGATGCAGCTCGGTCCGGCTTCCTGATCCCCACCGGCCAGTCGGGTAACGTGCTCTCACGCCACTATCGGGACCTGTCCGCACGCTGGCCTGAAGTCCGCTTGCTGCCGCTCTTCGCTAACGGGGCCGAAGCGGGTGCCAGGCTCCTGCTGGAGCCGCCCCGCTAG
- a CDS encoding RsmB/NOP family class I SAM-dependent RNA methyltransferase: MNLPPPFRRRMQELLGEEANLLERSLEAEPVIGLRVNTLKISAGEFERISPWPLDPVPWCPAGYLLAAGERPGLHPFHAAGLYYLQEPSAMAAAQALAPRPGERLLDLAAAPGGKSTHLASLLGTDGLLVANDVNGARARELSRNMERWGSKRSLVTNAHPGRLADAWGAHFDALLLDAPCSGEGMFRKTPQAVEQWTTGLVESCARTQAELLAVAARLVKPGGRLVYSTCTFEPLEDERLVARFLDAHPDWELAPTGLAGVDGGRPEWAAEFTSGPRLSLAARIWPHRSRGEGHFVALLRRSGSDRAGSGVEDARSGVVPDPRRRRRSGSEPAEAELHRAVAAWNEFVAENLTHDPFPEHEKTLRNDGLYALPSGAPSLAGVTVMRPGVWLGSAAKGRFIPSHALALALDASESERRVDLEPDDEQLAHYMLGAELDVAGSDGWLLVTVAGHPLGWGRRARGIVKNHYPKGLRRPLAG; this comes from the coding sequence CTGAATCTTCCACCCCCGTTCAGGCGGCGGATGCAGGAGTTGCTGGGCGAGGAGGCGAACCTTCTCGAGCGCAGCCTCGAGGCCGAGCCGGTGATCGGCCTGAGGGTGAATACCCTCAAGATCTCGGCCGGGGAGTTCGAGCGCATCTCCCCCTGGCCCCTCGACCCCGTTCCCTGGTGTCCTGCCGGCTATCTGCTGGCGGCCGGCGAGCGGCCTGGACTTCATCCGTTCCATGCAGCCGGCCTCTACTACCTGCAGGAGCCCTCGGCGATGGCTGCAGCCCAGGCGCTGGCGCCACGGCCCGGCGAGCGCCTGCTCGACCTGGCCGCCGCGCCCGGCGGCAAGAGCACCCACCTCGCCTCGCTGCTGGGGACCGACGGCCTGCTGGTCGCCAACGATGTAAACGGCGCCCGGGCCCGCGAACTGAGCAGGAACATGGAACGCTGGGGCTCGAAGCGGTCCCTGGTTACGAACGCTCATCCAGGGCGTTTGGCGGACGCTTGGGGGGCGCATTTCGACGCCCTCCTGCTCGACGCCCCCTGTTCGGGAGAGGGGATGTTCCGCAAGACTCCGCAGGCTGTCGAGCAGTGGACGACCGGCCTCGTCGAGAGTTGTGCCCGCACTCAGGCGGAACTGTTGGCGGTCGCCGCGCGGCTGGTCAAGCCGGGCGGACGCCTGGTCTACAGCACCTGCACCTTCGAACCGCTCGAGGACGAGAGGCTCGTCGCCCGCTTCCTCGACGCTCACCCCGACTGGGAGTTGGCGCCCACGGGACTCGCAGGCGTGGACGGCGGCCGTCCGGAGTGGGCCGCCGAGTTCACCAGCGGTCCTCGCCTTTCACTGGCCGCCCGTATCTGGCCCCACCGAAGCCGCGGCGAAGGTCACTTCGTAGCCCTGCTGCGCCGTTCGGGAAGCGACCGGGCCGGCTCAGGCGTCGAGGACGCCCGGAGTGGCGTCGTGCCCGACCCGAGGCGGCGTCGGCGCTCAGGGAGTGAGCCTGCGGAAGCGGAGCTGCATCGGGCCGTCGCCGCCTGGAACGAGTTCGTGGCCGAGAACCTGACGCACGACCCGTTCCCGGAGCACGAGAAGACCTTGCGGAACGACGGCCTCTACGCCCTACCATCGGGAGCGCCTTCGCTCGCGGGTGTAACGGTCATGCGCCCCGGAGTCTGGCTCGGCAGCGCAGCCAAGGGCCGCTTCATACCCTCCCACGCCCTCGCTCTCGCACTGGACGCGAGCGAGTCGGAGAGGAGGGTAGATCTAGAGCCCGACGACGAGCAGTTGGCCCACTACATGCTGGGCGCCGAGCTGGACGTGGCCGGGTCCGACGGCTGGTTGCTGGTGACGGTCGCAGGCCACCCGCTGGGCTGGGGCCGACGCGCCCGCGGCATCGTGAAGAACCACTACCCGAAAGGACTCCGTAGACCGCTCGCCGGTTGA
- a CDS encoding polymer-forming cytoskeletal protein, with amino-acid sequence MFSRKGKGRRGNEPFTYIHEGTVVRGDLEATGRVRVHGTVHGNVTVEGVLEVAAEGSIKGERVEAEQVRILGTVEALVAASGKVEIWRGGSLDGDVRAASLDIEEGASFTGRSEMRPAGARPALPRASDSAPAEEQPQEVAVSEEGQPDSVSDDEQFPDALRSAPPVEQV; translated from the coding sequence GTGTTTTCTAGAAAAGGCAAGGGAAGACGCGGCAACGAGCCGTTCACCTACATCCATGAGGGAACTGTCGTTCGCGGCGACCTGGAGGCGACAGGCAGAGTCCGCGTCCACGGCACCGTTCACGGCAACGTGACGGTCGAGGGCGTACTCGAGGTCGCTGCCGAGGGCAGCATCAAGGGCGAACGGGTCGAAGCGGAACAGGTGAGGATCCTTGGAACGGTCGAAGCGCTCGTCGCCGCTTCGGGCAAGGTCGAGATATGGCGTGGCGGCAGCTTGGATGGCGATGTCCGTGCTGCCTCGCTCGACATCGAGGAGGGCGCCAGCTTCACCGGTCGCAGCGAGATGCGTCCGGCAGGCGCGCGTCCTGCCCTGCCGCGTGCCAGCGACAGCGCCCCTGCCGAGGAGCAGCCGCAGGAGGTCGCCGTCTCCGAGGAGGGCCAGCCTGACAGCGTGAGCGACGACGAGCAGTTCCCAGACGCTTTGCGCTCGGCGCCGCCCGTGGAGCAGGTCTGA
- a CDS encoding SDR family NAD(P)-dependent oxidoreductase: MGTASVVLVTNVGQGFGRAVALACGQAGYDVVCADRDVDLASKTAAEIEELGGQAIPIQADMTTHMDVLNAFHKVYEIFGDLNGVVHVAAYGSHTAFHTLGESEFMELLEEDIKSSYLTLKVCAQVLREGWLVLVAPPESAEEPQMVAVRSALTGMVAGFGDRYEQIRTNVVIPSRSASDPRHDAALIESVMFLGSDTAGGLRGQQFYVDLPPPPKVVESLLPEVRAALDTSVRQDDLEASLYDDGTGDGLEDLETEEGEDEFEDQVAFPRELPG; encoded by the coding sequence ATGGGTACAGCCAGCGTCGTGCTCGTTACCAACGTCGGGCAGGGCTTCGGGAGGGCAGTTGCCCTCGCCTGCGGCCAGGCCGGGTACGACGTGGTGTGTGCCGACCGCGACGTGGACCTGGCTTCGAAGACAGCCGCCGAGATCGAAGAGCTGGGCGGTCAGGCGATACCGATCCAGGCAGACATGACCACCCACATGGATGTTCTCAACGCCTTCCACAAGGTGTACGAGATCTTCGGGGACCTGAACGGGGTCGTCCACGTGGCCGCCTACGGCAGCCACACCGCCTTCCACACGCTGGGGGAGAGCGAGTTCATGGAACTGCTCGAGGAGGACATCAAGAGCAGTTACCTCACTCTGAAGGTGTGCGCTCAGGTGCTCCGTGAGGGGTGGCTGGTCCTCGTGGCGCCGCCCGAGAGCGCGGAGGAGCCCCAGATGGTGGCCGTTCGCTCGGCGTTGACGGGCATGGTCGCCGGCTTCGGGGACCGCTACGAGCAGATCCGCACCAACGTCGTGATCCCATCGCGGTCGGCGTCCGACCCGCGGCACGATGCTGCCCTCATCGAGAGCGTGATGTTCCTGGGGTCTGATACGGCAGGTGGACTCCGGGGACAACAGTTCTACGTCGACCTGCCCCCGCCTCCCAAGGTCGTCGAATCGCTCCTGCCCGAGGTACGCGCTGCCCTCGATACGTCCGTTCGCCAGGACGACCTGGAGGCGAGCCTCTACGACGACGGGACCGGCGACGGCCTCGAGGACCTGGAGACCGAGGAAGGCGAGGACGAGTTCGAGGACCAGGTAGCTTTCCCGCGGGAGCTGCCCGGCTGA
- the nrdR gene encoding transcriptional regulator NrdR yields MKCPYCTSSNTRVINSRPSDEGASIRRRRDCENCHRRFTTYERAQFEALMVSKRSGRREAFNPDKLLDKLRIACNKRPVTEKQLREFAYGFEDEVQVPEIASEEIGLRTLRFLKELDDVAYIRFLSVYRDFDSVDRFIDEIKQLGEVGSREESAVEPDEATVPDTQERAVRETRGPETAPAPKRARTAAQQPALLDGLEAEDRGKG; encoded by the coding sequence ATGAAGTGCCCCTACTGCACCTCCAGCAACACCCGCGTCATCAACTCGCGTCCCTCGGATGAAGGGGCGTCCATCCGGCGTCGACGCGACTGCGAGAACTGTCACCGCCGCTTCACGACCTACGAACGCGCCCAGTTCGAGGCGCTGATGGTGAGCAAGCGATCGGGACGACGCGAGGCGTTCAACCCGGACAAGTTGCTCGACAAGCTGCGGATAGCCTGCAACAAGCGGCCGGTCACCGAGAAGCAGCTGCGTGAGTTCGCCTACGGGTTCGAGGACGAGGTGCAGGTGCCCGAGATCGCCTCCGAGGAGATCGGCCTCCGCACCCTCAGATTCCTCAAGGAGCTCGACGACGTAGCCTATATCCGGTTCCTGAGCGTTTACCGCGACTTCGACTCGGTCGACCGTTTCATCGACGAGATCAAGCAGCTCGGAGAGGTAGGCAGCCGCGAGGAGAGCGCTGTCGAGCCGGATGAGGCGACGGTCCCTGACACTCAGGAGCGTGCTGTGCGCGAGACACGCGGCCCGGAGACCGCACCGGCGCCCAAGCGGGCCAGGACGGCCGCCCAACAGCCCGCCCTGCTCGACGGACTCGAGGCCGAGGACAGAGGCAAGGGCTGA